A window of Cryptomeria japonica chromosome 3, Sugi_1.0, whole genome shotgun sequence contains these coding sequences:
- the LOC131037834 gene encoding uncharacterized protein LOC131037834 — translation MKLLSWNVRGMNAPDKWHLIKHLIDDTKGDIWLLQETKWNKAEIDAKMRVWKQWNGLFRQSDGASSVLGIIWNPMNVKISLVGEDKYWQHCSVTILGRNENFNLFNVYEPYTVGNKRDLWDLLSIKLNSITDGSCVVAGDFNAILSGTKKSGGIQRTGTSQKDFLNFVEKNHLLDIVPKNGIFT, via the coding sequence ATGAAActcctatcttggaatgtcaggggcatgaatgcccctgacaaatggcaCTTGATTAAGCACCtgattgatgacaccaaaggagatatttggctactacagGAAACTAAATGGAACAAGGCTGAGATTGATGCCAAAATGCGAGTTTGGAAACAGTGGAATGGGCTTTTTAGGCAATCGGATGGAGCCTCTAGTGTCTTGGGAATCATTTGGAACCCCATGAATGTTAAGATCTCACTTGTtggggaagataagtattggcaacattgcTCAGTTACTATTCTTGGAcggaatgagaatttcaatcttttcaatgtGTACGAACCATATACTGTTGGTAATAAACGGGATCTCTGGGATCTCTTATCCATCAAACTAAATAGTATTACCGATGGTAGTTGTGTGGTAGCCGGGGACTTCAATGCGATCCTTTCTGGCACTaagaaaagtgggggtattcaaAGGACTGGTACATCCCAGAaggattttttgaattttgttgagaagaaTCATCTTCTAGACATTGTTCCgaaaaatggaattttcacataG